The following are from one region of the Nocardioides marmotae genome:
- a CDS encoding DUF1003 domain-containing protein, whose translation MPEQQQRSTPSRLDTPRDLRRRSFLSRRPSYDADTFGVFAEQFARFMGTARFLIYMTAFVIVWVLWNTLAPADWRYDPYAFIFLTLMLSLQASYAAPLILLAQNRQEQRDKVIAEQDRQANARAHADMEFLAREVASLRMSVGEMATRDFLRSELRALLQELDERAEAGALERADEHADRRQARETRPTPATDAGPDSPAT comes from the coding sequence GTGCCTGAGCAGCAGCAGCGCTCCACCCCGAGCCGCCTCGACACCCCCCGCGACCTGCGGCGCCGGTCCTTCCTCAGCCGCCGACCGTCGTACGACGCCGACACCTTCGGCGTCTTCGCCGAGCAGTTCGCGCGGTTCATGGGCACCGCGCGGTTCCTCATCTACATGACGGCGTTCGTCATCGTGTGGGTGCTGTGGAACACCCTGGCGCCCGCGGACTGGCGCTACGACCCGTACGCCTTCATCTTCCTGACCCTGATGCTCAGCCTCCAGGCGTCGTACGCCGCACCGCTGATCCTGCTCGCGCAGAACCGGCAGGAGCAGCGCGACAAGGTCATCGCCGAGCAGGACCGCCAGGCCAACGCCCGGGCCCACGCCGACATGGAGTTCCTCGCCCGCGAGGTCGCCTCGCTGCGGATGTCGGTGGGCGAGATGGCCACCCGCGACTTCCTGCGCTCGGAGCTGCGCGCGCTGCTCCAGGAGCTCGACGAGCGGGCCGAGGCGGGAGCGCTGGAGCGGGCCGACGAGCACGCCGACCGACGCCAGGCGCGTGAGACTCGTCCCACCCCTGCCACGGATGCGGGGCCGGACTCCCCCGCGACCTAG
- a CDS encoding GlsB/YeaQ/YmgE family stress response membrane protein, which yields MEIVGIIIAGLIIGLLGKFVAPGDKDNIPLWLTLLCGVGGVLLGLVVYQAFGGDGSNGIDWTRWIVSIAIAAVLVIVASTLTGRNSGQRAHR from the coding sequence ATGGAGATCGTGGGCATCATCATCGCCGGCCTGATCATCGGCCTGCTCGGCAAGTTCGTCGCCCCCGGCGACAAGGACAACATCCCGCTGTGGCTGACGCTGCTCTGCGGCGTCGGCGGCGTCCTTCTCGGGCTCGTGGTCTACCAGGCCTTCGGCGGCGACGGCTCGAACGGCATCGACTGGACCCGCTGGATCGTCTCGATCGCGATCGCCGCGGTCCTGGTGATCGTGGCCTCGACCCTCACCGGTCGCAACTCCGGTCAGCGCGCGCACCGCTGA
- a CDS encoding cytochrome d ubiquinol oxidase subunit II produces the protein MLATTVAAALFVGVLAYAIFGGADFGSGFYDLTAGGSRKGAELRTLVDHSIGPVWEANHVWLIYVLVTWWTAFPESFASAMSTLILPLLLALLGIVLRGASFAFRKYAASLAQARLFGIVFATSSVVTPFFLGTVAGAIASGRVPAEGRGDLWTSWLNPTSAFGGVIAVGTCAFLAGCFLCADAARGGHERLSEQLRRRTIGVGLVTGAVVLAALVPLERDAPTLADGLETQAAPLVIASALAGVATLVLLARRRFSLARVTAVVAVAAVVSGWGVGQYPWLLVDEVTIADAAGARATLQALLVAVGLAAVIVVPALVYLYRLTQTEAWSRPDH, from the coding sequence ATGCTCGCGACGACGGTCGCGGCCGCGCTGTTCGTCGGCGTGCTGGCGTACGCGATCTTCGGCGGCGCGGACTTCGGCTCGGGGTTCTACGACCTCACCGCCGGTGGCAGCAGGAAGGGCGCCGAGCTGCGCACCCTGGTCGACCACAGCATCGGGCCGGTGTGGGAGGCCAACCACGTGTGGCTGATCTACGTGCTGGTGACCTGGTGGACGGCCTTCCCCGAGTCGTTCGCCTCGGCGATGTCCACGCTGATCCTGCCGCTCCTGCTCGCCCTGCTCGGCATCGTGCTCCGGGGCGCGAGCTTCGCCTTCCGCAAATACGCCGCGTCGCTGGCCCAGGCCCGCCTGTTCGGCATCGTCTTCGCCACCTCCTCGGTGGTCACGCCGTTCTTCCTCGGCACCGTAGCCGGGGCGATCGCGTCCGGACGGGTGCCGGCGGAGGGCCGCGGCGACCTGTGGACCTCGTGGCTGAACCCGACGTCGGCGTTCGGCGGGGTCATCGCCGTGGGCACGTGCGCCTTCCTGGCCGGGTGCTTCCTGTGCGCCGACGCCGCCCGGGGCGGACACGAGCGGCTCAGCGAGCAGTTGCGCCGGCGCACGATCGGGGTCGGCCTCGTGACGGGTGCCGTGGTGCTCGCCGCGTTGGTCCCGCTCGAGCGGGACGCGCCCACGCTGGCCGACGGCCTGGAGACCCAGGCCGCGCCGCTGGTCATCGCGTCCGCGCTGGCGGGGGTGGCGACGCTCGTCCTGCTGGCCCGCCGGCGCTTCTCGCTCGCGCGGGTGACCGCCGTGGTCGCCGTCGCGGCCGTCGTGTCCGGGTGGGGCGTGGGGCAGTACCCCTGGCTGCTCGTCGACGAGGTCACCATCGCCGACGCCGCCGGCGCGCGGGCGACGCTCCAGGCGCTGCTCGTCGCGGTCGGGCTGGCCGCGGTGATCGTGGTCCCGGCCCTGGTCTACCTCTACCGCCTCACGCAGACGGAGGCGTGGTCGCGGCCCGACCACTGA
- a CDS encoding copper chaperone PCu(A)C — protein MHSSTTRSSTPAPARPARRRRAALGALALAGALALTACGEDAEPSASTSESTSASTSEGAEVVVTDPWVRATDGAEDTSMTAAFMDLANDGDEDVTLVSASTDVAGMVELHEIANVDGKPVMQEAAGGIELGAGGGQLLQPGGYHVMLMDLAGELAAGEEVDLTLEFSDGSTVEVTAPVKAFTEEEGHYHDHGSHDHGSSDEGDGHSQ, from the coding sequence ATGCATTCCAGCACCACCCGTTCCAGCACCCCCGCGCCCGCCCGTCCGGCCCGGCGCCGGCGCGCCGCCCTCGGGGCGCTCGCCCTCGCCGGGGCCCTGGCGCTGACCGCCTGCGGCGAGGACGCCGAGCCCTCCGCGTCCACCTCCGAGTCCACCTCCGCGTCCACCTCCGAGGGCGCGGAGGTCGTCGTCACCGACCCGTGGGTCCGCGCGACCGACGGCGCCGAGGACACCTCGATGACCGCCGCGTTCATGGACCTCGCCAACGACGGCGACGAGGACGTCACCCTGGTCTCGGCGTCCACCGACGTCGCCGGCATGGTCGAGCTGCACGAGATCGCGAACGTCGACGGCAAGCCGGTCATGCAGGAGGCGGCCGGCGGCATCGAGCTCGGCGCCGGTGGCGGCCAGCTGCTCCAGCCCGGCGGCTACCACGTGATGCTGATGGACCTCGCCGGCGAGCTGGCCGCGGGCGAGGAGGTCGACCTCACCCTGGAGTTCTCCGACGGCAGCACCGTCGAGGTGACCGCCCCGGTCAAGGCGTTCACCGAGGAGGAGGGCCACTACCACGACCACGGCTCCCACGACCACGGCTCCTCCGACGAGGGCGACGGGCACTCCCAGTGA
- a CDS encoding Dyp-type peroxidase, whose product MSTSGVGRRGFLGYVGTAVAGAAAGAGGVALAGSAGGAEGTPAPDATAWAGRTIAPYGAHQPGVATSSPHVTELVALDLLPGADRDALGRLMRVWTGDVEALTQGRPAPGDTAPWLAGARADLTITVGAGPGAFGPRLLGEPPAGFGTVPPMRHDRLQERWNGGDLVLVVAARDATTVAHAVRRLVADAAPFATPRWRQHGSWNGVDGRGQAVTGRNLFGQVDGSANPRPGTDLFDETVWIDEGDWAGGTTLVVRRIRMDLDTWDELTRDEQERSVGRRLDDGAPLTGGEELDDVDLTARTGGRPTIARDAHARRSHPDLNGGRRIFRKGANYVLDTDRGVESGLLFQSFQADLLDQFVPIQRSIDELDALNEWTTAIGSASFVVLPGFEEGGWLGQVRLG is encoded by the coding sequence GTGAGCACCTCCGGGGTCGGCCGACGCGGGTTCCTCGGCTACGTCGGCACGGCGGTCGCGGGAGCGGCCGCCGGCGCCGGCGGGGTCGCGCTGGCCGGCTCCGCGGGCGGTGCCGAGGGCACCCCCGCCCCGGATGCCACGGCGTGGGCCGGGCGCACCATCGCGCCGTACGGAGCGCACCAGCCGGGCGTCGCCACCTCAAGCCCGCACGTCACCGAGCTGGTCGCCCTCGACCTGCTGCCCGGCGCCGACCGCGACGCGCTGGGCCGGCTGATGCGGGTGTGGACCGGGGACGTGGAGGCGCTCACCCAGGGCCGCCCGGCCCCCGGCGACACCGCGCCGTGGCTGGCCGGCGCCCGGGCCGACCTGACGATCACCGTGGGGGCCGGGCCCGGCGCGTTCGGGCCGCGCCTGCTCGGCGAGCCCCCCGCCGGCTTCGGCACCGTCCCGCCGATGCGCCACGACCGGCTCCAGGAGCGGTGGAACGGCGGGGACCTCGTGCTCGTGGTCGCCGCCCGTGACGCGACAACCGTCGCCCACGCCGTACGACGCCTGGTGGCCGACGCCGCGCCGTTCGCCACGCCCCGCTGGCGCCAGCACGGCTCGTGGAACGGCGTCGACGGGCGCGGGCAGGCGGTGACCGGGCGCAACCTGTTCGGGCAGGTCGACGGCTCGGCGAACCCCCGGCCCGGCACGGACCTCTTCGACGAGACGGTCTGGATCGACGAGGGCGACTGGGCGGGCGGCACCACCCTGGTCGTGCGCCGCATCCGGATGGACCTCGACACCTGGGACGAGCTCACCCGCGACGAGCAGGAGCGCTCGGTGGGACGACGCCTCGACGACGGCGCCCCGCTGACCGGCGGCGAGGAGCTCGACGACGTCGACCTGACCGCGCGCACCGGCGGCCGGCCCACGATCGCCCGCGACGCCCACGCCCGGCGCTCCCACCCCGACCTCAACGGCGGTCGGCGGATCTTCCGCAAGGGCGCGAACTACGTGCTCGACACCGACCGGGGCGTGGAGTCCGGCCTGCTCTTCCAGAGCTTCCAGGCCGACCTGCTCGACCAGTTCGTGCCGATCCAGCGCAGCATCGACGAGCTCGACGCCCTCAACGAGTGGACGACCGCGATCGGCTCGGCGAGCTTCGTGGTGCTGCCGGGCTTCGAGGAGGGCGGCTGGCTGGGCCAGGTCCGGCTGGGGTGA
- a CDS encoding Mrp/NBP35 family ATP-binding protein yields MSTGLVDKVTAALATVNDPEIKRPITELGMVDSVEVDGAGLAKVHVLLTVAGCPLKDTINRDVTAAVTQVPGITGVDLSLGVMTAEQRAGLKDVLSGGQAQREIPFAQPGNLTKVFAIASGKGGVGKSSVTVNLALAMAGQGLKVGVVDADIYGHSVPAMLGVADSRPTQVDDLIMPVPTPSGVSVISIGMLKPRRDQVVAWRGPMLDRALVQMLSDVYWGDLDVLLLDLPPGTGDVAISLGQHLPGAEVVVVTTPQEAAAEVAERAGTMASMMHQRVVGVVENMSYLPCPHCAAEGKDHRLEVFGSGGGDRVAQTLSSRFGYDVPVLGRIPLDISLREGGDIGKPIVESDPTAPAARELHQIASTLSGRGRGLAGMQLGLTPAARF; encoded by the coding sequence ATGAGCACTGGGCTTGTCGACAAGGTCACCGCAGCACTCGCGACGGTCAACGACCCCGAGATCAAGCGGCCGATCACCGAGCTGGGCATGGTCGACTCCGTCGAGGTCGACGGCGCCGGTCTCGCGAAGGTCCACGTGCTGCTGACGGTCGCCGGATGTCCGCTGAAGGACACCATCAACCGCGACGTCACCGCCGCCGTCACCCAGGTCCCCGGGATCACCGGTGTGGACCTCTCCCTCGGCGTGATGACCGCCGAGCAGCGGGCCGGCCTCAAGGACGTGCTCAGCGGCGGCCAGGCGCAGCGCGAGATCCCCTTCGCGCAGCCCGGCAACCTGACCAAGGTCTTCGCGATCGCCAGCGGCAAGGGCGGTGTCGGCAAGTCCTCGGTCACCGTCAACCTCGCGCTCGCGATGGCCGGCCAGGGCCTCAAGGTCGGCGTCGTCGACGCCGACATCTACGGCCACTCGGTGCCCGCCATGCTCGGTGTCGCGGACTCCCGGCCCACCCAGGTCGACGACCTGATCATGCCGGTCCCCACCCCCAGCGGCGTCTCGGTGATCTCCATCGGCATGCTCAAGCCGCGGCGCGACCAGGTCGTCGCCTGGCGCGGCCCGATGCTCGACCGGGCCCTGGTCCAGATGCTCTCCGACGTCTACTGGGGCGACCTCGACGTCCTGCTCCTCGACCTCCCGCCGGGCACCGGCGACGTGGCGATCTCGCTGGGTCAGCACCTGCCCGGCGCCGAGGTCGTCGTGGTGACCACCCCGCAGGAGGCCGCCGCCGAGGTGGCCGAGCGCGCGGGCACGATGGCCTCGATGATGCACCAGCGCGTCGTCGGCGTCGTGGAGAACATGAGCTACCTGCCCTGCCCGCACTGCGCGGCCGAGGGCAAGGACCACCGCCTCGAGGTCTTCGGCTCCGGCGGCGGCGACCGCGTGGCGCAGACGCTGTCCTCCCGCTTCGGCTACGACGTGCCGGTCCTGGGCCGCATCCCCCTCGACATCTCCCTGCGCGAGGGCGGCGACATCGGCAAGCCGATCGTCGAGTCCGACCCGACCGCGCCCGCGGCCCGCGAGCTGCACCAGATCGCCTCCACCCTGTCCGGTCGCGGCCGCGGACTGGCCGGCATGCAGTTGGGGCTCACGCCAGCCGCTAGGTTCTGA
- a CDS encoding HEAT repeat domain-containing protein, whose amino-acid sequence MPGTESHENPQAQAAAILEELRIAGYDVDSVYSLRERYRDYRDAVPILAGWLPRVRDMDLKEGLLRSLAVRFAQAALPALIEDFTRMDTSVDPTGFQLRWAAGNSIEVLWDDRCFDDLVALATDRAYGRGREMVVRGLGRSKRAEAADVLIGLLDDPDVLVPAVIALRKHPDPRARGPLEKAHAGQERWVQKEIEKTLATLPS is encoded by the coding sequence ATGCCAGGCACGGAGAGCCACGAGAACCCCCAGGCGCAGGCTGCCGCCATCCTCGAAGAGCTGCGCATCGCCGGCTACGACGTGGACTCGGTGTACTCCTTGCGCGAGCGGTACCGCGACTACCGCGACGCCGTCCCGATCCTGGCCGGCTGGCTGCCGCGCGTACGCGACATGGACCTCAAGGAGGGGCTCCTGCGCAGCCTCGCCGTGAGGTTCGCCCAGGCTGCGCTGCCGGCGCTCATCGAGGACTTCACGAGGATGGACACCAGCGTCGACCCCACCGGATTCCAGCTGCGGTGGGCCGCGGGGAACAGCATCGAGGTCCTCTGGGACGACCGCTGCTTCGACGACCTCGTCGCCCTCGCGACCGACCGGGCCTACGGCCGAGGCCGCGAGATGGTCGTCCGCGGCCTGGGCAGGTCCAAGCGCGCCGAAGCAGCCGACGTGCTCATCGGGCTCCTCGATGACCCGGACGTCCTGGTCCCCGCCGTCATCGCCCTGCGCAAGCATCCCGACCCGCGTGCCCGAGGACCGCTGGAGAAGGCGCACGCAGGCCAGGAGAGGTGGGTTCAGAAGGAGATCGAGAAGACGCTCGCGACGCTGCCTTCCTGA
- a CDS encoding magnesium transporter MgtE N-terminal domain-containing protein encodes MSTTPARVYAARLVGLPIFDPQGDQVAKVRDLVAAVRSEVSQPRVLGMVAEVFGRRRIFVPMTRVTHIDAGSVYTTGLLNMRRFEQRSTETLVIGEMLDRDVTITSSGVRGTVYDVAMEQARNRDWVLSRVAVQEPTKGLRRRGQTHVVEWRDVDGLTRREETQGATHLVHALNEMRPADAASMIHDLPPERRTAVVAALDDERLADVLEELPDEDQVEILSHLDTERAADVLEEMSADDAADLIADLSPETAQVLLDLMEPAEAEDVRRLMSYVENTAGAMMTPEPVILGPDATIADALAHVRNPELTPALAALVYVCRPPLETPTGRFLGVAHIQRLLREPPSTLVAGALDDSMENLKPAATIDQVAAHLATYNLVAAPVVDENGHLLGAVTVDDLLDHMLPEGWRDRAVRRA; translated from the coding sequence GTGAGCACCACTCCCGCGCGCGTCTACGCGGCCCGCCTGGTCGGGCTGCCGATCTTCGACCCGCAGGGCGACCAGGTGGCCAAGGTGCGCGACCTCGTGGCGGCCGTCCGCTCGGAGGTCAGCCAGCCGCGCGTGCTCGGCATGGTGGCCGAGGTGTTCGGCCGGCGGCGGATCTTCGTGCCGATGACGCGGGTGACCCACATCGACGCCGGCTCGGTCTACACGACCGGCCTGCTCAACATGCGCCGCTTCGAGCAGCGCTCGACCGAGACCCTGGTCATCGGCGAGATGCTCGACCGCGACGTCACGATCACCTCCTCCGGCGTGCGCGGCACCGTCTACGACGTGGCGATGGAGCAGGCCCGCAACCGAGACTGGGTGCTGAGCCGGGTCGCGGTCCAGGAGCCGACCAAGGGGCTGCGCCGCCGCGGCCAGACCCACGTCGTGGAGTGGCGCGACGTCGACGGCCTCACCCGCCGCGAGGAGACCCAGGGCGCCACCCACCTGGTCCACGCGCTCAACGAGATGCGCCCCGCCGACGCGGCGAGCATGATCCACGACCTGCCCCCCGAGCGGCGCACGGCGGTCGTCGCCGCGCTCGACGACGAGCGGCTCGCCGACGTCCTCGAGGAGCTCCCGGACGAGGACCAGGTCGAGATCCTCAGCCACCTCGACACCGAGCGCGCCGCCGACGTGCTCGAGGAGATGTCCGCCGACGACGCCGCCGACCTCATCGCCGACCTCTCCCCCGAGACCGCGCAGGTGCTGCTGGACCTGATGGAGCCGGCGGAGGCCGAGGACGTGCGGCGGCTGATGTCGTACGTCGAGAACACCGCCGGCGCGATGATGACCCCCGAGCCGGTCATCCTCGGGCCGGACGCGACCATCGCCGACGCGCTCGCGCACGTGCGCAACCCCGAGCTGACCCCGGCGCTGGCCGCCCTCGTCTACGTGTGCCGGCCGCCGCTGGAGACCCCGACCGGACGGTTCCTCGGCGTCGCCCACATCCAGCGGCTCCTGCGCGAGCCCCCCTCGACCCTCGTCGCCGGCGCGCTGGACGACTCGATGGAGAACCTCAAGCCCGCGGCCACGATCGACCAGGTCGCGGCCCACCTGGCGACGTACAACCTGGTGGCGGCGCCGGTCGTGGACGAGAACGGCCACCTGCTCGGCGCGGTGACCGTCGACGACCTGCTCGACCACATGCTGCCCGAGGGCTGGCGGGACCGGGCGGTGCGTCGTGCCTGA
- a CDS encoding sec-independent translocase has protein sequence MFGVGLPEFAVIAFVAVLVFGPDRLPDLAKQAGQFLRKAKQFANSARDELRNELGPEYADLELSDLDPRAIVRKHVMEAMADAEEEAARPPRRGLRPLAAGEVPPYDVDAT, from the coding sequence ATGTTCGGGGTCGGCCTGCCGGAGTTCGCTGTCATCGCGTTCGTCGCGGTGCTCGTCTTCGGTCCCGACCGGCTCCCCGACCTGGCCAAGCAGGCCGGTCAGTTCCTGCGCAAGGCCAAGCAGTTCGCCAACTCCGCGCGCGACGAGCTGCGCAACGAGCTCGGACCGGAGTACGCCGACCTCGAGCTGAGCGACCTCGACCCCCGCGCCATCGTCCGCAAGCACGTGATGGAGGCGATGGCCGACGCCGAGGAGGAGGCCGCCCGTCCCCCGCGCCGCGGCCTGCGCCCCCTCGCTGCCGGTGAGGTCCCGCCGTACGACGTCGACGCCACCTGA
- a CDS encoding cytochrome ubiquinol oxidase subunit I: MVPIDVLLSSVVVPAADAVTAVADAVADPAGLLPARQQMALSLGWHIILACFGVAFPAIIFAMHVIGLRRGNEHALVLAQRWAKVSAVLFAIGAVSGTVLSFEMGLLWPGLMGTFGDVLGLPFAFEGLAFFLEAIFLGIYLYGWGRMPAKQHLLMIVPMAITGVIGTYCVIAVNAWMNVPVGFKVVDGEVTDIEPWAVMFNPAAFWQFLHMWLAAYMVAGFAIAAVYAVGMLRGRRDERHRLGFRVAMAFASVSAVLQPFVGHLLGGRLAQWQPAKLAAFELATETEQPAPLRLGGILIDGEVRYALDIPYLGSLIARNSFNKPVVGLDEFPADTHPPVNITHLSFQLMVGLGTLLALVAVVYWFAQWRGRDLAEWPWFLRFMATGGVLAIVAMEAGWIATEVGRQPWIVQDVMRTPEAAGDNPGLWWLLGATTVVYTAMTIGAIVVLRSMARRWRAGETDLPSPYAPDPLGSEDPAATGGEVR; the protein is encoded by the coding sequence ATGGTGCCCATCGACGTGCTCCTGTCCTCGGTCGTCGTGCCTGCGGCCGACGCCGTCACGGCGGTCGCGGACGCCGTCGCCGATCCGGCCGGTCTGCTGCCGGCCCGGCAGCAGATGGCGCTCTCGCTGGGCTGGCACATCATCCTGGCCTGCTTCGGTGTCGCGTTCCCCGCGATCATCTTCGCGATGCACGTCATCGGCCTGCGCCGGGGCAACGAGCACGCCCTGGTCCTCGCCCAGCGCTGGGCGAAGGTCTCCGCGGTGCTCTTCGCCATCGGTGCGGTCTCCGGCACCGTGCTCAGCTTCGAGATGGGCCTGCTCTGGCCCGGCCTGATGGGCACCTTCGGCGACGTGCTGGGGCTGCCGTTCGCCTTCGAGGGGCTGGCGTTCTTCCTCGAGGCGATCTTCCTCGGCATCTACCTCTACGGGTGGGGCCGGATGCCGGCCAAGCAGCACCTGCTGATGATCGTGCCGATGGCGATCACCGGCGTGATCGGCACCTACTGCGTGATCGCGGTCAACGCCTGGATGAACGTGCCGGTCGGCTTCAAGGTCGTCGACGGCGAGGTCACCGACATCGAGCCGTGGGCGGTCATGTTCAACCCCGCGGCGTTCTGGCAGTTCCTGCACATGTGGCTCGCGGCGTACATGGTCGCCGGCTTCGCCATCGCCGCGGTGTACGCCGTCGGCATGCTGCGCGGGCGCCGCGACGAGCGGCACCGGCTCGGCTTCCGCGTGGCGATGGCCTTCGCGAGCGTCTCGGCGGTGCTGCAGCCCTTCGTCGGCCACCTGCTCGGCGGCCGGCTCGCCCAGTGGCAGCCGGCCAAGCTGGCGGCCTTCGAGCTCGCGACCGAGACCGAGCAACCCGCGCCGCTGCGCCTGGGCGGGATCCTCATCGACGGGGAGGTCCGCTACGCCCTCGACATCCCCTACCTCGGCTCCCTGATCGCGCGGAACTCCTTCAACAAGCCGGTCGTGGGCCTCGATGAGTTCCCCGCCGACACCCACCCGCCGGTCAACATCACCCACCTCTCCTTCCAGCTCATGGTCGGCCTCGGCACCCTGCTCGCGCTCGTCGCCGTCGTCTACTGGTTCGCCCAGTGGCGCGGCCGCGACCTGGCCGAGTGGCCCTGGTTCCTCCGGTTCATGGCCACCGGCGGTGTGCTGGCGATCGTGGCGATGGAGGCCGGCTGGATCGCCACCGAGGTCGGCCGTCAGCCGTGGATCGTCCAGGACGTCATGCGCACGCCCGAGGCGGCCGGCGACAACCCGGGGTTGTGGTGGCTGCTCGGCGCGACAACGGTGGTCTACACGGCGATGACGATCGGCGCGATCGTGGTCCTGCGCTCGATGGCCCGCCGGTGGCGGGCGGGGGAGACCGACCTGCCGAGCCCGTACGCACCGGACCCGCTCGGCTCGGAGGACCCCGCGGCGACCGGTGGGGAGGTGCGCTGA
- a CDS encoding peptidoglycan recognition protein family protein, which yields MTSTRRRPLLLALAGGTAAVAGIGTAARTGLIGGDDGGADPLRLSAGDMGVESLTLPLDDQVLVEGGPAASGPAARRSTGKLATTTYSMIGFTWTRGDVEPVLELSVRRGSTWEPWTRAPAPHESPDPGADGVGSTVGSDLVWVGPTDGVRVRVVGERPADLALVLLHPTPLPGDEAALDDTDDSEVQALGRTTTTAAAAAKAVPRPNIRNRKAWGANENLRDKPPSYISTVHQVHVHHTVNSNSYAAADVPALIRGMYAYHTQSLGWSDIGYNFLVDRFGRIWMGRAGGAAKNVRGAHTLGFNHNSLGISVIGNFDQAKPTDAVIAAIARVAAWKLDKYGRDPLGQATVVSEGSDKFRSGRTVKLPVIDGHRDTNSTSCPGSNLYAVLPAIRRKTKNRIDNFRDRETAVAITAPFTASGRVVFGKKIVVRPGTWTPAEATPTYTWLRDGKPIGGARGSDYNVRRGDVGSRISVRVDVAAAGAATASQTVSWPSPGRADVDLTVRASGRKGRALVTVVATSAALASGHPAGEVVVNVAGRKVTMRLREGRAEQLVRDLPPGTHQVRAVFQATPRAAKAAATDTVRVKPLD from the coding sequence GTGACGAGCACCCGACGCCGCCCGCTCCTCCTGGCCCTGGCCGGGGGAACCGCAGCTGTCGCCGGCATCGGCACGGCAGCCCGCACCGGCCTCATCGGAGGTGACGACGGGGGCGCCGACCCGCTCCGGCTCAGCGCCGGCGACATGGGCGTGGAGTCCCTCACCCTCCCCCTGGACGACCAGGTCCTGGTCGAGGGCGGTCCCGCGGCCTCCGGGCCCGCGGCCCGCCGCAGCACCGGCAAGCTCGCGACCACGACGTACTCCATGATCGGCTTCACCTGGACCCGCGGGGACGTCGAGCCGGTGCTGGAGCTCAGCGTCCGGCGCGGCTCGACCTGGGAGCCCTGGACCCGCGCCCCGGCCCCCCACGAGTCCCCCGACCCCGGCGCCGACGGGGTGGGGTCCACCGTCGGCAGCGACCTGGTCTGGGTCGGCCCGACCGACGGCGTCCGGGTCCGGGTGGTCGGCGAGCGGCCCGCGGACCTCGCGCTGGTGCTGCTGCACCCCACCCCGCTCCCCGGGGACGAGGCGGCGCTCGACGACACCGACGACTCCGAGGTCCAGGCGCTGGGCCGGACCACCACGACGGCCGCCGCAGCCGCGAAGGCGGTGCCCCGGCCGAACATCCGCAACCGCAAGGCGTGGGGCGCCAACGAGAACCTGCGCGACAAGCCGCCGTCGTACATCTCGACGGTCCACCAGGTGCACGTCCACCACACGGTCAACAGCAACAGCTACGCCGCCGCGGACGTGCCGGCCCTGATCCGCGGCATGTACGCCTATCACACCCAGAGCCTGGGCTGGTCCGACATCGGCTACAACTTCCTCGTCGACCGCTTCGGCCGGATCTGGATGGGGCGCGCGGGCGGCGCGGCCAAGAACGTCCGGGGCGCCCACACCCTCGGCTTCAACCACAACTCCCTCGGCATCTCGGTCATCGGCAACTTCGACCAGGCGAAGCCGACCGATGCGGTCATCGCCGCGATCGCCCGGGTGGCGGCCTGGAAGCTCGACAAGTACGGCCGCGACCCCCTCGGGCAGGCGACCGTGGTCAGCGAGGGCAGCGACAAGTTCCGCTCCGGCCGCACGGTGAAGCTGCCGGTGATCGACGGGCACCGCGACACCAACAGCACCTCCTGCCCGGGCTCGAACCTGTACGCCGTCCTGCCGGCGATCCGGAGGAAGACCAAGAACCGCATCGACAACTTCCGCGACCGGGAGACCGCGGTCGCGATCACCGCACCGTTCACCGCGAGCGGGCGGGTCGTCTTCGGGAAGAAGATCGTCGTCCGCCCCGGCACCTGGACCCCGGCCGAGGCGACCCCGACCTACACCTGGCTGCGCGACGGCAAGCCCATCGGCGGCGCCCGTGGGTCGGACTACAACGTGCGCCGGGGCGACGTGGGCTCGCGGATCTCGGTCCGCGTCGACGTGGCCGCCGCGGGGGCCGCCACCGCCAGCCAGACCGTCTCCTGGCCCTCCCCCGGGCGAGCCGACGTGGACTTAACCGTCCGCGCCTCCGGCCGCAAGGGGCGCGCCCTGGTCACCGTGGTGGCGACCTCGGCGGCGCTGGCGTCCGGGCACCCCGCGGGCGAGGTGGTCGTCAACGTGGCCGGCCGGAAGGTCACCATGCGCCTGCGCGAGGGCCGCGCCGAACAGCTGGTCCGCGACCTGCCGCCCGGCACGCACCAGGTCCGCGCGGTCTTCCAGGCCACCCCCCGGGCGGCCAAGGCCGCGGCCACCGACACCGTGCGGGTCAAGCCGCTCGACTGA